The Microbacterium sp. KUDC0406 genome includes a window with the following:
- a CDS encoding DUF998 domain-containing protein: MHTTFRDRVRMESVATRWAVSAFVIAAVLTFAVMWGDHWPLAVETRSVGNLGAWTASAFAGVAFATSFIIEARRGYDSWRQRMPLIKRIADVGAMTAAMAMLSYLAVLAVANLFQLGFRGMYIDPIGGGALVGAATAAFTYAAFLSGSRVTADGLAMLAALVLFTGTMASMLSTPDASWWQLHFSQLGNISQSSGYKFNLALILTGLVVTVLANYVGRDVELGLTARGSESASLTRLFSWLFAGIGLCLTIAGLVPDAVSFPIHVGAASGMVVLFAVFVFCALRFLPGLPKEVSGFSLLVIIGIVVAIALWIPIGYYNLTGMEFIAAGLLFAWLLYFVRAIDVYAKADAPVAIRSGAGSTAEG; the protein is encoded by the coding sequence GTGCACACCACGTTCCGTGACAGGGTGCGGATGGAGTCCGTCGCCACGCGCTGGGCCGTCTCGGCGTTCGTGATCGCCGCCGTCCTGACCTTCGCCGTGATGTGGGGCGATCACTGGCCACTCGCCGTGGAGACGCGGTCGGTCGGCAATCTCGGGGCCTGGACCGCCTCCGCCTTCGCCGGGGTCGCCTTCGCGACCTCCTTCATCATCGAGGCGCGCCGAGGCTACGACTCCTGGCGGCAGCGGATGCCGCTGATCAAGCGCATCGCCGACGTGGGCGCCATGACAGCCGCCATGGCGATGCTCTCGTACCTCGCCGTGCTGGCGGTGGCGAACCTCTTCCAGCTCGGCTTCCGCGGCATGTACATCGACCCGATCGGGGGCGGAGCGCTCGTCGGCGCGGCCACGGCGGCGTTCACCTATGCGGCGTTCCTGTCCGGCTCGCGCGTCACGGCCGACGGCCTGGCCATGCTCGCCGCACTCGTGCTCTTCACCGGCACCATGGCGAGCATGCTCAGCACGCCGGACGCCTCCTGGTGGCAGCTGCACTTCTCCCAACTCGGCAACATCAGCCAGAGCTCCGGGTACAAGTTCAACCTCGCCCTCATCCTCACCGGACTCGTGGTGACGGTTCTCGCGAACTACGTCGGACGCGACGTCGAACTCGGGCTCACCGCTCGCGGGAGCGAGTCGGCCTCGCTCACACGACTGTTCTCGTGGCTGTTCGCCGGCATCGGTCTCTGCCTGACGATCGCCGGCCTGGTGCCCGACGCGGTGAGCTTCCCCATCCACGTCGGCGCGGCATCGGGCATGGTCGTGCTGTTCGCGGTGTTCGTGTTCTGCGCGCTGCGCTTCCTCCCCGGACTGCCGAAGGAGGTCTCGGGCTTCTCGCTCCTGGTGATCATCGGCATCGTCGTGGCCATCGCGCTGTGGATCCCCATCGGCTACTACAACCTCACCGGGATGGAGTTCATCGCAGCAGGACTGCTCTTCGCCTGGCTGCTCTACTTCGTGCGGGCGATCGACGTGTACGCCAAGGCTGACGCCCCGGTCGCGATCCGGAGCGGTGCGGGGAGCACGGCCGAGGGCTGA
- a CDS encoding baeRF2 domain-containing protein: protein MTEAEMMTMLRIDDLEFLLHRPDTWTTVYTDGRAGEPPGTVQRRLDALQRGLDDAGAPEPDRNAIASALGAESGSPAFPSSRWLAARDGRVEADASFAGARLGSERVTHGAFPEVVPLLRHLSAEQRILVIETERAGARLSTEQVGRADRRTAEVVDGLEDQITKVQAGGWSHANYQRHAEEVWRRNQSEVASAANHLIDEVRPDHIFVTGDVRARRLLIEDLRVPDSGRIVEVDADTLAAGSADDALDRAIEQTATRAQQELLEDARNRSAEGGGRDGAAGVAAVVEALQQARADVVVLDPRMSEAPTELFALTEEPWIALSHAEDFDVDGTRVAAIEAIARAAGHDRRAGALRRGVPGGCGGAI from the coding sequence GTGACCGAAGCGGAGATGATGACGATGCTGCGGATCGATGACCTGGAGTTCCTGCTCCACCGCCCCGACACCTGGACCACGGTGTACACCGACGGTCGCGCCGGAGAGCCACCGGGCACCGTGCAGCGCAGGCTCGATGCGCTGCAGCGGGGTCTCGACGACGCGGGTGCCCCGGAGCCCGACCGCAACGCCATCGCGTCGGCTCTCGGCGCCGAGAGCGGCTCCCCCGCCTTCCCTTCGTCGCGCTGGCTGGCCGCCAGGGACGGACGCGTGGAGGCGGATGCCTCGTTCGCCGGTGCACGTCTCGGCTCCGAGCGGGTGACGCACGGCGCCTTCCCCGAAGTCGTCCCGCTGCTGCGGCATCTCTCGGCCGAACAGCGCATCCTCGTCATCGAGACCGAACGTGCCGGCGCCCGGCTGAGCACCGAGCAGGTCGGACGCGCCGATCGCCGCACGGCCGAGGTCGTCGACGGGCTGGAGGACCAGATCACGAAGGTGCAGGCCGGAGGCTGGTCGCACGCCAACTATCAGCGGCATGCCGAGGAGGTGTGGCGCCGCAACCAGTCCGAGGTCGCGTCGGCCGCGAACCACCTGATCGACGAGGTACGACCCGACCACATCTTCGTCACGGGCGACGTGCGGGCGCGCAGGCTGCTGATCGAAGACCTCCGTGTACCCGATTCCGGACGAATCGTCGAGGTCGACGCCGACACGCTGGCCGCGGGCTCGGCCGACGACGCATTGGACCGGGCGATCGAGCAGACGGCGACCCGCGCGCAGCAGGAGCTGCTCGAGGACGCACGCAACCGCAGCGCCGAGGGCGGGGGCAGGGACGGCGCCGCCGGTGTCGCCGCGGTCGTCGAGGCGCTGCAGCAGGCGCGTGCGGACGTGGTGGTGCTGGACCCCCGGATGTCGGAGGCCCCGACCGAGCTCTTCGCGCTCACGGAGGAGCCGTGGATCGCGCTGTCGCACGCGGAGGACTTCGACGTCGACGGCACCCGCGTCGCGGCGATCGAGGCGATCGCCCGCGCCGCCGGTCATGACCGGCGCGCAGGTGCTCTTCGACGAGGAGTACCTGGAGGATGCGGAGGAGCGATCTGA